Proteins from one Listeria weihenstephanensis genomic window:
- a CDS encoding type IA DNA topoisomerase, with amino-acid sequence MKLVIAEKPSVAQAIAKVLGGMKRQNGYLENEDFVVTWCVGHLVALATTEVYDERYKKWHQADLPIMPDPFLYQVLKGKEAQYQIVAQLMADERVESIVCATDAGREGELIFRLAYEQAQCEKQIERLWISSMESSAIEDGLSNLQPSSTYDNLYHAALCRAQADWLVGINATRLFSTLYNAKLNIGRVQTPTLAMIVEREQVISDFKPTAYYTVSIAVEENKFTSEKIANKEAAEDLLAGCNSAVVKSIIVSKKTNNPPKLYDLTTLQREANRKFGLTAKQTLDTVQVLYEKKLVTYPRTDSCYITQDMEQTTLALIPLIIDRLPMTTGITHIPDTKRLVDDGKVTDHHAILVTKEIERADITALPKVEQDILILIAKRLMVATAPSHLFEEQVITIDSGKAAFTLKRKQILENGWKAFADLEQENKAEKPNEHSFEEAQVMEDFATQVNEHFTSPPKSFTEDTLLSAMERASAEESEDTVDFEHKGLGTPATRAGIIERLVQGTFVERKGKQMIPTQKGIALIQVVPDTLKSAKLTAEWEFALAQMEEGKEEPERFMTAIEQFVEQLIANNQEKNVDLASLFIEEKESIGKCPRCQSEVQEFHKAFGCVNKDCGFIMWKNNKFFTSKKKELTKRIAKTLLEKGKCKVTKLYSEKTGKTYDANIVLDDTGDKYVNFKLEFINKKK; translated from the coding sequence ATGAAATTAGTGATTGCAGAAAAACCAAGCGTTGCACAAGCCATCGCTAAAGTACTTGGAGGTATGAAGCGTCAGAATGGTTATCTAGAAAATGAGGACTTCGTGGTGACGTGGTGTGTCGGACATTTAGTTGCACTTGCCACAACAGAAGTATACGACGAACGTTATAAGAAGTGGCATCAAGCTGATCTACCAATTATGCCTGATCCTTTTCTGTATCAAGTGCTCAAAGGGAAAGAAGCTCAATATCAGATTGTAGCGCAATTGATGGCGGATGAGCGTGTAGAAAGTATTGTATGTGCAACCGATGCAGGGCGTGAGGGAGAACTCATTTTTCGACTTGCGTATGAGCAGGCACAATGTGAGAAACAAATCGAACGCCTATGGATTTCAAGCATGGAATCATCAGCGATTGAAGATGGATTATCCAATTTACAGCCAAGTAGCACGTACGACAACTTGTATCATGCAGCACTCTGTCGTGCGCAGGCAGACTGGCTAGTTGGTATCAACGCAACAAGATTGTTTTCCACGCTATATAACGCCAAATTAAATATTGGACGAGTACAAACACCAACTCTGGCGATGATTGTCGAGCGAGAACAAGTAATCAGTGATTTCAAACCTACAGCTTATTACACAGTTTCTATTGCGGTGGAAGAAAACAAGTTTACAAGCGAAAAAATAGCAAATAAAGAGGCAGCGGAAGACTTGCTAGCAGGTTGTAACAGTGCAGTAGTAAAGTCCATCATTGTTTCTAAAAAGACAAATAATCCACCAAAGCTGTATGATTTGACCACGTTACAACGGGAAGCCAATCGAAAATTTGGCTTAACTGCGAAACAAACATTGGATACGGTACAAGTTCTTTACGAAAAGAAATTAGTCACCTATCCACGAACTGATAGTTGCTATATCACACAAGACATGGAGCAAACTACATTAGCGCTCATTCCATTGATTATTGACCGATTACCAATGACCACAGGAATCACGCACATACCTGATACAAAACGGCTTGTAGATGATGGCAAAGTAACGGATCATCACGCCATTTTAGTAACAAAAGAAATAGAACGAGCGGATATCACAGCACTTCCAAAAGTGGAGCAAGATATTTTGATCCTCATTGCTAAGCGACTTATGGTTGCAACCGCACCATCACATTTATTTGAAGAGCAAGTGATAACCATTGATTCAGGAAAAGCAGCGTTTACACTTAAGCGCAAGCAAATACTTGAAAATGGTTGGAAAGCATTTGCTGATTTAGAGCAGGAAAATAAAGCTGAAAAGCCAAATGAACATTCCTTTGAAGAAGCTCAAGTTATGGAAGACTTTGCGACACAAGTGAATGAGCATTTTACAAGTCCACCAAAATCCTTTACCGAGGATACATTACTTTCAGCGATGGAACGAGCCAGTGCCGAAGAATCGGAGGATACAGTAGACTTCGAACATAAAGGCTTAGGAACGCCCGCAACTCGAGCTGGAATTATTGAACGATTAGTGCAAGGCACGTTTGTGGAACGGAAAGGTAAGCAGATGATACCAACACAAAAAGGTATAGCTCTCATCCAAGTTGTACCAGATACTTTAAAATCAGCTAAATTAACAGCAGAATGGGAATTTGCCTTAGCTCAGATGGAGGAAGGAAAGGAAGAACCCGAACGATTCATGACTGCGATAGAGCAGTTTGTTGAGCAGCTAATAGCTAATAATCAAGAAAAGAATGTTGATTTAGCTAGTCTTTTCATAGAAGAAAAAGAATCTATTGGTAAATGTCCACGTTGCCAATCAGAGGTTCAAGAATTTCACAAAGCTTTTGGTTGTGTGAATAAAGACTGCGGATTTATTATGTGGAAAAACAATAAATTTTTTACATCAAAAAAGAAGGAATTAACAAAACGAATTGCCAAGACTTTATTAGAAAAAGGCAAGTGTAAAGTTACTAAATTGTATTCCGAAAAGACAGGAAAAACGTATGATGCCAATATTGTCCTAGATGATACTGGCGATAAATATGTCAATTTTAAACTAGAATTTATCAACAAGAAGAAGTAA
- a CDS encoding CD1108 family mobile element protein has translation MKKEERFERSTDRDSPLQFNSEETEAEQDFEKKLDRLEGKANRAEQKFQKTKQRLPQKRVLKSEWVTDESKGKIKRRFYFDMETETPEVGLPNKAKLKAHQLSRKMSQSIHQKVSEHEDENVGVEASHKSTKLVEHSSQKLKQHTRLQEKRAFQRLQKSEVKLTKANVNYMYERMKSEQPSTNLLNKLLQKRNIKKQYAQAKKVAGTAKTTTTNVKRIKGGIEKAGAIAKEVFAKRKIVAIVGVIILLFVFISTILSMCSAIMTQTGTMVVASTWLSDDSDINQAELYYTKLEAELQKKINNIEHEHGGYDEYNYNIGAIEHDPVQLISYLSAKFEEFHYPDVQAEIDKLFQAQYQLELKEETITRTVTKEIKVGESLGKVVTSAYCSCVICTGQWTGGPTGSGVMPRAKHTIAVDAKNPVVPIGTKIIMNGIEYTVEDTGNFARFGVAFDIYFDTHEEAIQWGHKTVDAYLANGNKNTVTVTTTETIKQLNSTLKQTSMTDYIHANLNDDQLALYEVYMESRGNRQNFGSPFNFDWYPNITSYPGYRTDPFSGEIKLHKGLDIGMAAGTPTQAIHDGIVTTAGFSSGGYGNYVIVEDKEKGYKSLYAHFETLNVSQGQTVKVGDVVGFVGTTGASTGNHLHLEFYYEEEWMDAYFYASNVGESKSNIGTGTTNGAMSTADYNRLITYAEQYLGFPYVFGGSTPEASFDCSGFISWVYTNSGVHNLPRTTAQGIYDQTTKISREEARAGDLIFFTETYPAGRPVTHIGIYVGNGKMLHCGDPIQYSSIDSPYWQQHFYGFGRLKN, from the coding sequence ATGAAAAAGGAAGAACGATTTGAACGAAGTACTGATCGTGATAGCCCGTTACAGTTCAACAGTGAAGAAACCGAAGCGGAGCAAGACTTTGAGAAGAAGCTTGACCGACTTGAAGGAAAAGCCAATCGTGCGGAACAAAAATTTCAAAAGACAAAGCAACGTTTACCGCAGAAACGCGTGTTGAAAAGTGAATGGGTGACCGATGAGTCCAAAGGCAAGATAAAGCGTCGTTTCTATTTTGATATGGAAACGGAGACACCAGAGGTAGGGTTGCCGAATAAAGCCAAATTAAAGGCGCACCAACTATCCCGAAAAATGAGTCAATCCATACATCAAAAAGTATCAGAACACGAAGATGAAAATGTGGGTGTAGAAGCGAGCCATAAGAGTACCAAGCTTGTCGAACATAGCTCACAGAAACTTAAACAACATACGCGATTACAGGAGAAACGAGCATTTCAACGATTACAAAAATCAGAAGTGAAGCTAACGAAAGCAAACGTGAATTATATGTATGAGCGAATGAAATCCGAACAACCATCAACTAATCTATTAAATAAGTTACTTCAAAAACGCAACATCAAGAAACAGTATGCACAAGCGAAAAAAGTCGCGGGAACGGCAAAAACAACAACTACCAATGTAAAGCGTATCAAAGGTGGCATTGAAAAAGCAGGAGCAATAGCAAAAGAAGTATTTGCAAAGCGAAAAATAGTAGCAATTGTAGGTGTCATCATTTTACTGTTTGTATTCATATCGACCATTTTGTCGATGTGTTCCGCCATTATGACACAAACGGGTACAATGGTCGTTGCCTCTACGTGGTTATCCGATGATAGTGATATTAATCAAGCAGAGCTCTATTACACTAAATTGGAGGCAGAATTGCAAAAGAAGATAAATAATATTGAACATGAGCATGGTGGTTATGACGAGTACAACTATAATATTGGTGCGATTGAACATGACCCTGTGCAACTTATTAGCTATCTCTCTGCAAAGTTTGAAGAATTTCATTATCCCGATGTACAGGCTGAGATTGATAAATTATTTCAGGCGCAATATCAATTGGAGCTAAAAGAAGAAACGATCACTCGAACGGTGACGAAGGAAATAAAAGTTGGTGAGAGCTTAGGAAAAGTGGTTACATCAGCATATTGTAGTTGTGTGATTTGTACAGGTCAATGGACAGGTGGACCAACAGGGAGTGGTGTGATGCCACGAGCGAAACATACAATTGCAGTTGATGCGAAAAATCCAGTTGTGCCTATTGGAACCAAGATTATCATGAATGGCATTGAGTATACTGTGGAAGATACAGGGAACTTTGCACGATTTGGAGTTGCATTCGATATTTACTTTGATACCCATGAAGAAGCGATTCAATGGGGGCATAAAACGGTAGATGCGTATCTCGCCAATGGTAATAAAAATACCGTGACGGTGACAACAACGGAAACCATCAAGCAGTTGAATTCTACCTTAAAGCAAACCTCCATGACTGATTATATCCATGCTAACTTAAATGATGACCAGTTAGCGCTGTATGAAGTGTATATGGAATCGCGGGGTAATCGTCAAAATTTTGGTAGTCCTTTTAACTTCGATTGGTACCCTAACATTACAAGCTATCCTGGTTATCGCACCGATCCTTTTTCGGGTGAAATTAAACTGCATAAAGGGCTAGATATTGGTATGGCAGCAGGCACACCAACGCAAGCGATTCATGATGGTATTGTGACAACCGCAGGCTTTTCAAGTGGGGGTTATGGTAACTATGTCATTGTGGAAGATAAAGAAAAAGGCTACAAGAGTTTGTATGCCCATTTTGAGACATTGAACGTCAGCCAAGGACAAACGGTTAAAGTTGGTGATGTGGTCGGTTTTGTTGGAACAACTGGAGCAAGTACAGGCAATCATCTTCATCTTGAATTCTATTACGAAGAAGAATGGATGGATGCTTATTTTTACGCTAGCAATGTTGGAGAATCGAAGTCCAATATTGGAACTGGCACGACTAATGGTGCGATGAGTACGGCGGATTATAACAGGCTGATTACGTACGCTGAACAATACCTTGGCTTCCCTTATGTATTTGGTGGCTCCACACCTGAGGCTAGTTTCGATTGTTCAGGATTCATTTCGTGGGTGTACACAAATTCAGGCGTACACAACCTACCACGAACAACTGCACAAGGAATCTATGACCAAACGACGAAAATTAGTCGTGAAGAAGCACGAGCAGGAGACCTGATTTTTTTCACAGAAACATACCCTGCGGGACGACCAGTCACGCATATTGGTATTTACGTAGGCAACGGAAAGATGTTGCATTGTGGTGACCCGATTCAGTATAGCTCCATTGATTCGCCATACTGGCAACAACATTTCTATGGCTTTGGACGATTAAAAAATTAA
- a CDS encoding DUF4315 family protein, whose translation MKLDRINLSIEKMEERIKKFQQELKDLRERKVEVENINIVKLVRKYEVTEQELLQALELLKNKRKDMRKVIEKEEKNKEMERDANHEV comes from the coding sequence TTGAAGCTAGATCGAATTAATCTCTCCATTGAGAAAATGGAAGAGCGCATTAAAAAGTTCCAACAAGAATTAAAAGACTTGCGGGAACGAAAAGTAGAAGTTGAAAATATTAATATTGTAAAACTTGTTCGTAAGTATGAAGTCACCGAACAAGAGTTATTACAAGCATTAGAGTTGCTTAAAAATAAGCGCAAAGATATGCGAAAAGTGATCGAAAAAGAAGAAAAAAATAAAGAAATGGAGCGTGATGCAAATCATGAAGTATAA
- a CDS encoding transposon-transfer assisting family protein, whose protein sequence is MDLFTLEEQNLLAAYDVSSRMNLLQSLEDALPYVYDYEMMGLINGIIGKLLIIDDDVFELVSFDYTEYYEAKND, encoded by the coding sequence ATGGACTTATTTACACTAGAAGAACAAAACTTATTAGCTGCGTATGACGTATCGTCACGAATGAATTTGTTACAATCGTTAGAAGACGCATTACCATACGTCTATGATTATGAAATGATGGGACTGATTAATGGCATTATCGGTAAATTACTAATTATTGATGACGATGTATTTGAGCTGGTTTCGTTTGATTATACCGAATACTATGAGGCGAAGAATGATTAG
- a CDS encoding PrgI family protein — MPFVPVPKDLTKVKTKVAFNLTKRQLICFSIAGAIGTPSYLFLKQHISTDLAAIAMVIIMLPLFFVALFEKDGQPFEKLARNYIRSRFIKKRKRIYRTKNYYKLLEQQNQLIKEVTPIVQKPIKQKRQTKRYKK; from the coding sequence ATGCCTTTTGTGCCAGTCCCCAAGGATTTGACAAAGGTGAAAACAAAGGTGGCGTTTAATTTAACCAAGCGCCAACTTATTTGTTTTAGTATAGCAGGAGCCATAGGAACCCCAAGCTATCTTTTTTTAAAACAACATATTAGTACCGATTTAGCGGCAATTGCCATGGTTATCATCATGCTACCGCTATTTTTTGTCGCTTTATTTGAAAAAGACGGGCAACCGTTTGAAAAGCTAGCGCGAAATTATATCCGTTCTCGCTTTATAAAGAAGCGAAAGCGTATCTATCGCACGAAAAATTACTACAAATTATTAGAACAACAAAACCAATTAATAAAGGAGGTCACGCCGATTGTTCAAAAACCTATTAAGCAAAAACGCCAAACCAAACGCTACAAAAAGTAA
- a CDS encoding Maff2 family mobile element protein — MEFFTEAVNVLKVLVIALGAGLAVWGVINLLEGYGNDNPGAKSQGIKQLMAGGGVVLIGMQLIPMLGKLF, encoded by the coding sequence ATGGAATTTTTTACAGAAGCGGTGAACGTTTTAAAAGTATTAGTCATTGCGTTAGGTGCAGGACTTGCCGTATGGGGTGTTATCAACTTGTTAGAGGGTTATGGTAACGATAATCCAGGGGCGAAATCACAAGGTATAAAGCAATTAATGGCGGGCGGAGGCGTTGTATTAATTGGAATGCAACTGATCCCTATGCTCGGGAAGTTGTTTTAA
- a CDS encoding CD1107 family mobile element protein translates to MKYKLIIANLLLAGSLFGVFTPNTLVMAQAKDGTGDVTVTPKIPSTDSSTAETNGETDTSDTDVTIEESDKPSGGGSVVESNNTTGDGKTFYTVTTKDEQVFYIIVDNTKASDNVYLLTDVTQEDLAKLVAGEEPIIQEKPEKETDKTAVTDSEAATEKVPEPTSTNYLPMILLGLALIGGIGGAYYYFKVYKPKRDLDDAEDLEDFSFVDEVESYRKEQNQSDDVYDLEVEYEEGDDE, encoded by the coding sequence ATGAAGTATAAGTTGATAATCGCAAATTTACTATTAGCAGGGAGTCTGTTTGGTGTTTTTACACCAAACACGCTCGTTATGGCGCAAGCAAAGGATGGGACTGGAGATGTTACTGTTACACCTAAAATCCCTAGCACTGACTCTAGTACAGCAGAAACGAATGGTGAGACAGATACCTCGGATACTGATGTCACGATTGAGGAATCTGACAAGCCAAGTGGTGGCGGTAGTGTGGTAGAAAGTAATAATACGACAGGAGACGGCAAAACATTCTACACTGTAACGACTAAAGATGAACAGGTTTTTTACATTATTGTTGATAACACCAAAGCGAGTGATAATGTGTACCTTTTAACCGATGTCACGCAAGAAGACTTAGCTAAGTTAGTTGCTGGTGAAGAACCAATTATTCAAGAAAAGCCAGAAAAAGAAACGGACAAGACGGCGGTTACAGATTCAGAAGCAGCTACGGAGAAAGTTCCTGAGCCCACATCAACGAATTATTTACCAATGATTTTACTAGGGCTAGCACTCATTGGCGGTATTGGTGGTGCGTACTATTACTTTAAGGTTTATAAGCCAAAACGTGATTTGGATGATGCGGAGGATTTGGAAGATTTCTCGTTTGTAGATGAAGTGGAAAGTTACCGAAAAGAACAAAACCAGTCTGATGATGTATATGACTTAGAAGTTGAGTATGAAGAGGGTGATGACGAATGA
- a CDS encoding PcfB family protein — protein sequence MQEEITHKSIAFSVKTTKMTAQVLKTTLSIFLGIGGYVLDKNKQRSHTGKQSLKKLMKQNTGLSNVEITDDNIGSFKRVARKYGLDFALKKDKTAEEPTYIVYFKGRDVDVMTQAFKEYTQKHVQSQEKPSIIAKLQENKVEVEHDLVGSIEKVLGKNKTQGLER from the coding sequence ATGCAGGAAGAAATAACACATAAATCAATCGCTTTTTCTGTTAAAACGACAAAGATGACAGCTCAAGTACTGAAAACAACGCTTTCTATATTTTTGGGAATTGGAGGCTATGTTTTAGACAAGAATAAACAGCGAAGTCATACAGGGAAACAATCGTTAAAAAAATTGATGAAGCAAAATACAGGCTTATCCAATGTGGAGATTACGGATGATAATATAGGGAGTTTTAAGCGTGTTGCTCGGAAATATGGGCTGGATTTTGCGTTAAAAAAGGACAAGACAGCAGAAGAGCCAACTTATATCGTTTACTTTAAAGGGCGCGATGTGGATGTCATGACACAGGCTTTTAAGGAGTATACGCAGAAGCACGTCCAATCGCAGGAAAAGCCCTCGATTATCGCCAAGTTACAGGAAAACAAAGTCGAAGTAGAGCACGATTTAGTAGGCAGTATCGAAAAAGTGCTTGGGAAAAATAAAACGCAGGGGTTGGAACGATGA
- a CDS encoding LPD16 domain-containing protein: MNTNEKTELAVSVSDKYVSIQTCDEGYDYSIYSMSFDLLDGGIIESPEIPIQEALDDIVEELAMLPIYAAPIDYAVLREKVEAAEEQDTVDGIVASFRYKTALHFDTIVGMDVEGVEDEIRHVLDDVVQESGYLISPHDVVLTGKRARGLENVHDPIDVVVTHGTTSLSEEELTEVLNERNLKLDDLPIRIHPVEAQHLATHLLVEETKLAREMRQAFAYHKAHEKEETEITIRPSIVQALKDTEKSPENKKKNQTPKREER, translated from the coding sequence ATGAATACCAATGAAAAAACAGAGCTTGCGGTATCCGTTAGTGATAAGTATGTAAGCATTCAGACATGTGACGAGGGCTATGACTATTCTATTTATAGTATGTCCTTTGATCTTTTAGATGGTGGTATTATCGAATCACCAGAAATACCAATACAAGAAGCGCTAGATGATATCGTCGAAGAATTGGCGATGTTGCCCATCTATGCGGCACCAATAGATTATGCTGTACTTCGTGAAAAAGTAGAGGCAGCGGAGGAGCAGGATACAGTAGATGGCATTGTGGCGTCCTTTCGTTATAAAACGGCGCTACATTTCGATACGATTGTCGGAATGGATGTTGAGGGCGTAGAAGATGAGATTCGGCATGTACTAGATGATGTGGTGCAAGAATCAGGTTACCTCATTTCACCACACGATGTCGTGTTGACTGGGAAACGAGCGCGAGGCTTAGAGAACGTACATGACCCAATTGACGTTGTGGTTACACATGGTACGACTAGTTTAAGCGAAGAAGAATTAACAGAGGTTTTGAACGAACGAAACTTGAAACTGGATGATTTACCGATTCGTATTCACCCAGTAGAGGCGCAACACCTTGCTACTCATCTATTAGTGGAAGAAACTAAGCTAGCACGAGAGATGCGTCAGGCGTTTGCCTATCATAAAGCCCATGAGAAAGAAGAAACAGAGATTACTATACGACCGTCAATTGTGCAAGCCTTAAAAGATACGGAAAAATCACCAGAAAATAAAAAGAAAAACCAGACACCAAAACGAGAAGAACGATAA
- a CDS encoding VirD4-like conjugal transfer protein, CD1115 family yields MSSEIKKQVIIHLPYLLIFYLADKLAELYRLIIGESPIEKIVLLVGHIDLLFRSYTPSFHLQDLCVAAVTVVMIRMVIYQKSKNAKKYRKGIEYGSARWGTKKDIAPYIDPIFKKNVILTETERLMMDGRPKQPKYARNKNVLVIGGSGSGKTRFFVKPNLMQMHSSYVVTDPKGTVLVECGHLLEKANYKIKVLNTINFEKSMHYNPFAYIRSEKDILKLVNTIIANTKGEGEKASEDFWVKAERLYYNALIGYIWYEAPEYEQNFITLLELINASEAREDDESFKNAVDLLFDELEAKEPDHFAVKQYKKYKLAAGKTAKSILISCGARLAPFDIRELRELMSYDELELDKLGDRKTALFVIISDTDSTFNFVVSIMYTQMFNLLCDKADDVYNGRLPVHVRCLLDEFANIGQIPQFEKLIATIRSREISASIILQSQSQLKAIYKDNADTIIGNCDTTLFLGGKEKSTLKEMTEILGKETIDSFNTSITYAQQKSHGLNYQKLGKELMSQDEIATMDGGKCILQIRGTRPFLSNKYDITKHKYYKYLSDYSDKNVFDIEQYLRPSNNISMDESMDIYQIKL; encoded by the coding sequence ATGAGTTCTGAAATAAAAAAACAAGTGATTATTCATTTGCCTTATCTTTTAATATTTTATTTGGCAGATAAGTTGGCAGAGCTCTATCGGTTGATTATAGGTGAAAGCCCCATAGAGAAAATCGTTCTACTTGTTGGACATATTGATTTGTTGTTCAGAAGTTATACACCTAGTTTTCATCTCCAAGATCTTTGCGTGGCAGCAGTAACTGTTGTAATGATTCGAATGGTGATTTATCAGAAGAGCAAAAATGCTAAGAAATATCGAAAAGGCATCGAATACGGGAGTGCGCGGTGGGGAACGAAAAAGGATATTGCGCCTTATATTGACCCTATTTTCAAAAAGAACGTCATCTTGACTGAAACTGAACGATTGATGATGGATGGTCGTCCAAAGCAACCGAAATACGCACGAAATAAAAATGTGCTAGTCATTGGTGGTTCGGGTTCAGGAAAGACACGATTTTTTGTGAAACCAAATTTGATGCAGATGCACAGCTCTTATGTCGTGACTGACCCAAAAGGCACCGTACTAGTGGAGTGCGGGCATCTGTTAGAGAAGGCGAACTACAAAATCAAAGTCCTTAACACGATTAATTTTGAGAAGTCGATGCACTATAATCCGTTTGCATATATCCGTTCAGAAAAGGATATTTTAAAATTGGTGAATACGATTATTGCCAACACGAAAGGCGAGGGCGAGAAAGCAAGCGAAGATTTTTGGGTGAAGGCAGAACGACTCTATTATAACGCGCTTATTGGTTATATCTGGTATGAAGCGCCAGAATACGAGCAGAATTTTATCACGCTATTGGAGTTAATAAATGCGAGTGAGGCACGGGAAGATGATGAATCATTTAAAAATGCTGTTGATTTGTTGTTTGACGAATTAGAGGCGAAAGAACCTGACCATTTTGCTGTGAAGCAATATAAAAAATATAAACTAGCGGCAGGAAAAACCGCAAAATCTATTTTGATTAGTTGTGGTGCAAGGCTTGCACCATTTGATATTAGGGAACTGCGTGAACTCATGTCATATGATGAATTAGAGTTGGACAAATTAGGCGACCGAAAAACAGCTTTATTTGTAATCATCAGTGATACGGATAGTACTTTTAACTTTGTTGTATCAATCATGTACACACAGATGTTTAATTTGTTGTGTGATAAAGCGGATGACGTGTACAACGGACGTTTACCAGTGCATGTCCGATGTCTGCTTGATGAATTCGCTAATATTGGTCAGATTCCGCAATTCGAAAAATTAATAGCTACGATTAGAAGTCGCGAAATATCGGCTTCTATTATTTTGCAGTCACAGTCACAATTGAAAGCCATTTATAAAGATAATGCTGATACGATTATCGGAAACTGTGATACAACATTGTTTCTTGGTGGCAAAGAGAAATCGACGCTTAAAGAAATGACGGAGATATTGGGAAAAGAAACGATTGACTCATTCAACACAAGTATCACGTATGCCCAACAAAAGAGTCACGGACTAAATTATCAAAAGTTAGGCAAGGAACTCATGTCGCAGGATGAGATTGCCACGATGGACGGTGGGAAGTGTATCTTACAGATTCGTGGAACACGCCCGTTCTTATCCAATAAATATGATATTACGAAGCACAAGTACTACAAATATTTATCAGATTACAGCGATAAAAATGTCTTTGATATTGAACAATATTTAAGACCATCCAATAATATATCAATGGATGAATCTATGGATATATATCAAATAAAATTATAG
- a CDS encoding antirestriction protein ArdA, whose product MKDNIVIKRFDGRDFAQAWKDEMNADVPDVKCLAIYIANKASLETSDIKGEWLPFPTTKESVQRIFERIGLTEQADYICLGITSPVAHLAEKLDAKTHLDILNTIGEGIQLLAKSPRELAIFESCLEVFPVKKEFDILNMIMNTGRFNLVQDDKGMQEMANRYRDDLHLPKKINRIIHVEMPAVANAPRPNTQAYMTRNGFLERLHRSKVYYKTQANIPDAFRVLPTKSIQSALEEKQQAQDKQIKSKSIKKDLER is encoded by the coding sequence ATGAAAGACAACATAGTAATAAAAAGATTTGATGGTCGAGATTTTGCGCAAGCATGGAAAGATGAAATGAATGCGGATGTGCCAGATGTGAAATGTCTAGCGATTTATATTGCGAATAAAGCGAGTTTAGAAACGAGTGATATAAAAGGAGAATGGCTCCCATTTCCTACCACAAAAGAGAGCGTGCAACGTATATTTGAACGAATAGGATTAACAGAACAAGCGGATTATATCTGTCTAGGGATAACGAGTCCTGTCGCTCATCTAGCTGAAAAACTAGATGCCAAAACACATCTGGATATTTTAAATACGATAGGGGAAGGAATCCAATTATTAGCGAAATCACCTCGAGAGCTAGCGATATTTGAATCTTGCTTAGAAGTATTTCCTGTGAAAAAAGAGTTTGATATTCTCAATATGATCATGAATACAGGACGTTTTAATCTAGTACAGGACGATAAAGGAATGCAAGAAATGGCAAATCGTTACCGAGATGACCTCCATCTTCCAAAGAAAATAAATCGTATCATTCATGTGGAGATGCCAGCTGTAGCAAATGCGCCAAGACCAAACACACAAGCATATATGACGCGAAATGGTTTTTTAGAACGATTACATCGGTCAAAGGTCTATTATAAAACGCAAGCGAACATACCTGATGCATTCCGTGTATTACCTACAAAATCGATCCAATCGGCGCTAGAAGAAAAGCAACAAGCACAAGACAAGCAAATAAAATCAAAATCCATAAAAAAGGACTTAGAACGATAA